The proteins below are encoded in one region of Hordeum vulgare subsp. vulgare chromosome 3H, MorexV3_pseudomolecules_assembly, whole genome shotgun sequence:
- the LOC123440275 gene encoding dynein light chain LC6, flagellar outer arm-like — translation MLEGKATVEDTDMPAKMQLQATSAASRALDRFDVLDCRSIAAHIKKEFDTAHGPGWQCVVGCSFGCYFTHSKGSFIYFKLESLRFLVFKGMSDDQEQPLPLPPC, via the exons ATGCTGGAAGGGAAGGCCACGGTGGAGGACACCGACATGCCGGCCAAGATGCAGCTGCAGGCCACGTCGGCGGCCTCCAGGGCCCTCGACCGCTTCGACGTCCTCGACTGCCGGAGCATCGCGGCGCACATCAAGAAG GAGTTCGACACGGCCCATGGCCCGGGGTGGCAGTGCGTGGTCGGCTGCAGCTTCGGATGCTACTTCACGCACAGCAAGGGGAGCTTCATATACTTCAAGCTCGAGTCGCTCAGGTTCCTCGTCTTCAAAGGCATGTCGGATGACCAAGAgcagccgctgccgctgccgccgtgCTGA